The genomic DNA GGCGTCGATCTCGTCATCCCCCAGTGTCACGAAGGTCCTCGGCGATTCTGCGTTGCTTCTGGCATTCCAAAGTAACACCGAATTCTGGGCCCTTCCTGCGCAAATTCGATTCACCTGACTAGTCAATATGCCCGCCGTGACGGTTAATCGAAGGTAGGCGGGCCTAATCCTGGGCCCGACCAATCGGGAATGGGGAAATCACATGCATGCAATTCACGGCGGCACCAACATCATCGGCGTCGGAGCGGTGACCGGATACGGCTGGGGCGCCGGTCTCCTGTGGGACGGACTGATGAGCAGCAAGCCGGCCGCAGACCTGGTCGACGGCTACGGAGCCGACGGTGAAGCGGCCTGGCTGGCAAAGGTGCCCGTGGGCGGTGAGGCCCGCGACGGCGCAAGCCGCTCGGCGAGGGCCATGAGGTTCGCGGCCCGCGAGGCGATCACCGACGCCGAAGAACGTGGCTGGACGCCGGGCCGCCGCGTGGGTCTGCTGCACGCGGTCGTGCTGCCCGAGATCGAGGAGTGGCGGCAGTTCTACCTCGCCGACGGCGGTCAGCGGAAGGTACGCGACTACCTGGCGCTGATGCCGTCCACGCCGGTGTCGATGTTGATGCAGGAGTTCGGTTTTCACGGTCCCGCGATGAACGTGTCGGCGATGTGCGCGTCGGGCAATGCCGGGCTAATCACTGCGAAGATGTGGCTCGACACCGGTCTCGTCGACGACGTCGTCTTCGTCGCCACCGACCTGTCGCTCACGCCGGAGAACGTCGAGCACTTCGTCAAGCTCGGCGTCGCCGTGGTCGACGCCGAGCCGCTCGACGCGTGCCGACCCTTCCAGCAGGGCAGTCGTGGATTCGCCGTCGGCGAGGCCTCGGTCGCGTTCGTCCTCTCTGGCAAGGGCGTCGTTCCGTACGCCGAACTGCTCGGCGGGTCGATGACGCACGACGCCTTCCACGTGACGTCGGTCGACCCGGCGCGCACGCTGGTCGACGAATGCGTGCGGGAGGCGCTCGACGCTTCCGGCGTCTCTCCTGCCGACATCCGGTACGTCAACGCGCACGGGCCCGGCACCCAGCAGTGCGACACCGCCGAGGCAGGCGTGGTCGACGAGGTCCTCGACGGCCGACCCCAGATGTTCTCGGTCAAGCCGCTGGCCGGGCATTGCCAAGGCGCGGCGGCGGCGGTCGAGGTGGCCGCGAGCGCACTCGGCTATGAGCACGGCGTGATCCCCGCGCCGCCCTCGGTGGCACCGGGGCACGCGCGGCTCCTGGACGGCCCGACGCCGATCTCGGGTGGCCTGACGCTGAAGACGTCGCTGGGCATGGGCGGGCAGAACTCGGCAGTGGTGCTGGCCCCTCCTGGGGTGCGGGCGGCGTGACGTCGACGGGGTCGTCGTCGGTCGGGCTCTGCGATGGTGCGACCATCGAGCACGGCCGACGACGCTCCGCTCGCCGCCGAGACCCGCATCTCGCGGGTCGCAGACGCTCGGGCTGCCCGTAGCGGTCTGCGTCCGTACGCGGTCTTCGCGTTACTGTGCCTTGGCCGGCCCAGGCGTCCGATCAGATGGAAGAGTTGAACGACCCATGACTGCAGCAGCTGAACCGTTGGCACTCGAAGCGCGGGTCGGGCATTGGTACCAGATGGCCGACACCTACGTCGTCGGGCGCGAGAAGATCCGCGAGTACGCCCGCGCCGTGCAGGACTACCACCCTGCGCACTGGGACGTCTCCGCTGCTGCTGAGCTGGGCTACTCGGATCTGGTGGCGCCGCTGACCTTCACCTCGACGCCGGGCATGACGTGCAATCGCCGCATGTTCGAGCAGGTGGTGGTCGGCTACGACACCTACATGCAGACCGAGGAGGTCTTCGAGCAGCACCGTCCGATCGTGGCGGGCGACGAACTCCGCATCGACGTGGAGCTGACGTCGGTGCGGCGGATCGCGGGCAGAGACCTCATCACCGTCACGAACACCTTCACCGACACGGCCGGCGAGCGGGTGCACACCCTGCACACGACGGTCGTCGGCGTGACGGCCGAGGACCTCAACCCCGAGATCAAGACCGCCGTGCAGAACGCGATGATGCACGACGTCGACATCTTCGGCGTCGGCGAAGAGGAGTACCACAAGACGGAGCGTCCCGACGGCGACGTTCGGCTCTCCGACGGCGTCTTCAGTCGCACGCCGGGCACGCCGTCGTTCGACGACGTGAAGGTGGGCGATGAACTGCCCGCGCGCCACGCCAAGTTGTCGCGCGGCGACCTGGTCAACTACTCCGGCGTGGCCGGTGACGCCAACCCGATCCACTGGGACGAGAGCATCGCCAAGCTCGCGGGCCTGCCCGACGTGATCGCCCACGGCATGCTCACGATGGGACTCGGGGCCGGCTTCGCCTCGGCGTGGTCGGGCGATCCGGGTGCGGTCAGCCGCTACGCGATCCGGCTGTCGGCGCCGGCGGTCGTCTCGGCCACCGAGGGCGCGGACATCGAGTTCAGCGGCAAGGTGAAGTCGCTCGATCCCGAGACCCGCACCGGCGTCGTCATCGTCGGCGCGAAGTCGGCGGGCCGCAAGATCTTTGGGCTTGCGACGCTGGACGTGCGCTTCCGCTGACGCTCGGCGGTCACTGGGTCGATGGCGCGTCTTCGACGACCGCCGAGGTGGCCTCGTCGATGATCGCGCGCATCGCCTGCTCGGCCTGCTTCTCCTCGCCCATCCTGATGGCCCGGGCGACCTCGTCGTGCAATGCGATTGCCGCGATGTTCGGCCGTTCCGGCATCATCCCGTGATGGGTTCGGCCGCTGAGTAATTCGGCGACCACGCCGTTCAGTGCCCGGAACATCTCGTTCCCGCTGGCCTCCAGCAGCGCGCGATGAAACGCCCTGTCTGCCACCAGATAGGCGTCGAGATCCCCCGACCGACCGGTTACCACCATGTCGGACACGGCCGCCGCCATGATGCGGCATTGGTGTGGATCGGCACGCCGCGCCGCCAATGCCGCAGCGGCTGGCTCGAACCCGAGGCGTAGTTCGGACAGGGAGACGAGCAGGGCGACGCGGTCGCCGACGTCGAGCCGCCACCGGATCAACATCGGGTCGAAGACGTTCCACTTCGATGTCGGCTGGACCGTGATGCCGACCCGGCGTCGCGACTCGACCATGCCCATGGACTCCAGTACGCGAATCGCCTCCCGCGCGACGCTGCGTGACACTCCCTGGTCGGCGCTCACCCCCTCCAGGGTGAGGACGTTCCCGGCGGGGTACCGGCCGGACACGATGGCCGTGCCCAAGGCAGAAACCACGCTGCCGTGCAGTGCGCCACCATTCGGCCGGTCGACCATCGTCAAATGATGTCAGACAGTCCGATCTGGCGGTAGAGATCGCATCTTTGCGTCTGCCCCTTGCAATCGTATGACGATTGTTGGAAGCTGTGTGATGTCGCACACAGAAGGGTGGAGGGCATGGCCACACCGATCGTCGTCATGGGGGTCTCCGGGTCGGGCAAGTCGACCGTCGGGGCCGCCCTGGCGCAACGGCTGCGAGTCCCGTTCGCCGACGCCGACGACTTCCACCCGCCGGCCAACATCGCGAAGATGACGGCAGGCCATCCGCTCGACGACGGGGACCGCCTGCCCTGGCTCGATTCGATCGGGGAGTGGCTGGCGGCGCACGGCACCGGTGGCGTCATGAGCTGCTCGGCCCTCAAACGCAAGTACCGGGACCAGTTGCGCGGGCATTGCCCGGCAATCGAGTTCCTGCACCTCGAGGGCACGCTCGAGACCATCGGCAGGCGGCAGGCCAGCCGACCCGGACACTTCATGCCCGCAGCGCTGCTGGCCTCTCAGTTCGCGACGCTCGAGCCCCTCGAACCCGATGAGCGCGGCGTCAGGATCGACGTCGACCAGAGCATCGACACCATCATCGAAACGTACGTCACCACAACGGATTCGAACTCAACTGAGGAGGACCAATGATTCGGGGCATTGACATCGGCATGGTTGGGGGGTCTCGTGGAGGCCATTGACCCGGCGTACGGCACTGGCACGCTGCTGCTGATCGCGGCGGGCGCAGTCGCCCTACTGCTGTTCCTCATCATCAAGGTGAAGCTGCATGCCTTCTTGGCACTGGTGCTGGTCAGCCTTCTGACGGCACTGGCTGCCGGCATCCCCGTCGCCGACGTCCCGAGCGCACTGTCCTACGGGTTCTCGAACACACTCGGTTCGGTGGCGCTGCTCGTCGGCTTCGGCGTGATGATCGGTCGCCTACTCGAGATCACGGGTGGCGCACAGGTTCTCGCCGACACCCTGATCGGTCGTTTCGGCGAGAAGCGGGCACCGCTGGCGCTCGGCGTGGCCGCGCTGCTGTTCGGCTTCCCGATCTTCTTCGACGCCGGCCTGGTCGTCTTCCTCCCGATCATCATGACGGTGGCCCGGCGCTTCGGCGGTTCGATCCTGTTGTACGCGTTCCCCGCCGCGGGAGCCTTCGCCGCGATGCACGCGCTGGTTCCGCCGCACCCGGGTCCAGTGGCCGCCGCCGAACTGCTCGGCGCGAACATCGGCCTCACCCTGATCATCGGCGCGCCCGTCGCCATCGTGTCCTGGTACGTCGGCGCGTTCCTGGTGTCCCAGTTCATCGGCAGGCGCGTCTACGTCGACATCCCCACCTCGCTGTTCGGTGAGATCAACGGCGGCCGCGACACCGACGCAAGCGATGGTGTCGCTCGCGATGGCGGCGCTGGTGACGTCGATACCGGCGGTGCGGCCGTGGCCGGCGCCACACGCACGGCCACCCGCACGGCACCTGCCTTCCTGACCGTGCTCGGCGTGCTGATGCTGCCGTTCGTGTTGATCTCGTTCAACACCGTGCTGGACACCCTGATGACCGCCGGTGTCATCGAGGAGGGCGCCACGTGGGCCGAGTACCTCAAGCTGCTCGGGACCACCTCGATCGCACTGCTGATCACCGTGATCGTGGCGACACTCGTGTTGGGTTTGCGCGGTCGGTCGATGGCCGGCGTGACCGAAATCCTCGACAACGCCCTCGGCCCGATCTGCGCGATCATCCTCATCACCGGCGCCGGCGGGATGTTCGGTGGCGTGCTGCGGCTCAGCGGCATCGGCGATGCTCTCAGCGGCTCGCTGTCGAACCTTGGCATCTCGCTGATCTTGCAGGCCTTCATCATCTCCACCCTGCTGCGCGTGGCGCAGGGCTCGGCCACCGTAGCCCTGACGACGACTGCCGGACTGCTCAGCGCCGCCGTCGCGGCCGCCAACCTGGGCAACGTTCAGCTCGTCGCGCTGGTCATGGCAATCGCGGCAGGCGCAACAGTGCTGTCGCACGTCAACGACTCGGGCTTCTGGTTGGTCAGCCGGTTCTTCGGCATGGACGTCAAGACGACGTTGAAGACGTGGACCGTCTTGGAGACCACCCTTGGCCTGACGGCCTTCGTCCTCGCTCTCGGGTTGTGGGCCATCGGCTGACGAGGCGCACGTCCGGCTACTCCTCGGACTGAACGGCAGGTGCCGTCGGCTCCTGCGCACGTTCGACGACCTCGATGCGTTGTGCTGCAGACTCCGCCGACCCCAGTGCCCCCTGCACGGTGATCTCCAGCAGGCCGCGATCCAACAGGGACGAAACCTGTTCGGCTCGAACCGCCTTGGGCAGGGTGATCAGCCTGCGGAACTCGCCGTAGTACCGCTCGTGCACCAGGAACTCGACGTCCTCGGGCAGCTCCCGGCCCCGGGTGCCCGAGATCGTGAGCACACCGCGGCTAAAGCTCAGGCCGACGTTCGCGGGATCCACGCCGGCGAGTTCGACGCGGATCACCAGATCGTCGCCTCTGGCGAAGATGTCGGTGACCGGCACCCACGCCGAGGCATGGGTGCGTTCGGCCTCGGGCGCACCGTGGATGCCGAGACCACGCATCCTGGTCAGTTCCGTGAAGTAGTCGGTGACGCCCTCGAAGACGTTGGGTCGCGAGCCGGGCATGTTTTCTCCTTGAGGGTCAGCGACGCAGCGGGGTAGAGAGATCGACGCTACGGAGGAACTCGCGTGCCACCTCGACATCCTCACGCCCATCGGTCACTTCGGCATTCAGTTTCACGATCGCGTCGGTGGTCAATCGTGCGTTGACGGCGTTGACCACCCGCAGGAGTTGCTCGGAGTCCACGCGCGCGAGCTTGTCCTTGGACACCACCATCGCGACGTTCTGCGAACCGAACAGGAGCCGGGGGTCTCGCAGCAGCGCATAGGCACCGCTGCCGAGTTGCGGGTCGGTGGTGAACGCGTTGACCGCGTCGACCTTCCCCTCGTCGAGGGCGTCGTACTGCGACCCGAGCGGTATCGGACGGAACTCGGCGTTGGTCAGTCCGTAGACCTGCCTGAGGCCATCGAGGCCGAGGTAGAGGTTCTCGAACTCGGGCCGGGCACCCAGCGTGAAGGCTCCGCGCGAGCGCAGGTCACCGATCTCCGTCAGCTTGTTCGCTGCGGCGTACTCCTTGGTCACTGCGATCGCGTCGGTGTTCTCGAACGGCGTCATCTCGCTGGTGAACATGTCTTGCGAGTCGTAGAACTCCTCGACGCGGCGGTAGGTCTCCTGCGGATCGAGTCCGGACACGTGCTGCTTCGCGACGACCGAGAGCACGGTTCCCGTATAGGCCACGTAGCCGTCGATCTCGCCGGCGCGCAGGGCCTCGTCGAGCGCACCCGCCGGTCCGACGCCCTTGCGCAGATCGACCGCAAAGCCGTTGATGCCCAGTGCCTGCTTCCACAGCTCGCCGAGGATTCTGGCCTCGGGAAAGGCCGGCGTGCCCAACGTGATTCGCAGCGCCGCACCCTGTGGCTGCTGGGAGGCGTCCTTCTCGGCGTTGGTGCCGCACGCCGCGAGCACGGTGACCAGGAGCAGCCCGGCCAGCGCCGAGGTGAGGCGTCTCACGGCGCGCGCTCCTCGCCCACGGTGACCGGCGCATCCCGGGGTCTGTCCACGATGTCGACCTGCAGGATCTCGGAGCCGTCCTCCTCGCGGAGCGCCTTGAACCATGCCCACGTCACGGCCACCAGCACGAAGGTGAACGGGACGGCGCCCAGGATCGCCGCCTGCTGCAGGGCGACGAGTCCGCCGACGAGCAGCATCGCGCACGCGATGCCACCCATCAGGATGCCGAAGATCACGGTGACGACCTTGGACGGTGCGATCGACCCCTTGCTGGCCATGGTCGACATGACGACCGCCGCGGCGTCGGCGCCGCTGATGAAGAACAACGCGATCAGCAGAACGCAGATGAAGGACACGACGCCTGCCAGAGGCAGCGCGTCCAACGCGGTGAACAGCACCAGCTCAGGCGTCGCGAGGGAGCCGACGATGTCGGCGGCGCCGGTGCGCTGCAGTTCGATGCCCGTGCCGCCGACGATGGCGAACCACACGAACCCGAAGCCGGTGGGAGCCACCGCAACTCCGACGATGAACTCGCGGATGGTGCGTCCACGTGAGATGCGGGCGACGAACATCCCCACGAAGGGTCCCCATGAGATCCACCACGCCCAGTAGAAGATGGTCCAGCTGGCCATCCACGGTTCGTCACCGACGCCCGTCTGCACCGACATCGGGAACACCTGCATGATGTAGTTGCCGATCGACTCGATGCCGTTCGAGATGACCAAAACCGTACTGCCGCCGAATATCAGGAAGAAGAGGAAGACGCCGATCGTGGCGACCGATCCGAGATTGGCGAGGAACGTGATGCCCTTCTCCACGCCGGAGGTGGCCGAGAGGATGAACATCGCCGTGACGGCGACGATGATCACCACGGCCACCACGTTGGACTTGGGCACTCCGAACAGGTAGTCCAGGCCACTGTTGAGCTGTAGTCCGTTCAGTCCCAACGCCGTTGCGGTGCCGAAGAGCGTGGCGACGATGGCCAGGCCGTCCACCAGGCGCCCCAGGGGTCGCGACGGTGCGTCGGGTCCGAGGAACGGCGACAGCGTCGAACTGACGAGGATCGGCATGCCCCTCCGGTAGGCGAAATAGGCCATGGCGCCGCCCATCACGGCATACATCGCCCACCCGTTGAAGCCCCAGTGGAAGTAGGTGTAGCGGAGCGCGACGAGCGCCGCCTCCTCGGTCTCGGGTGTGGCCAGCCCGTGCGGCGGAGCCGTCCAATGCGTGACGGGTTCCGCGACGCCGAAGAACAGTAGGCCGGCACCGAGCCCCGCGGCGAACATCATCGACACCCAGGAGAACGTGCTGAACTCCGGGCGGGAGTCGTCGGGGCCGAGCCGGATCCGACCCCACTTGCTGACCGCGAGGACGACGCACACCACCAGGACACCGGTCGCGAGGAGGATGAAGGCCCAGCTGAAGTTTCCGATGATCCAGTTGAGGGTGCTCGTCATGACTGAACCGAGACTCTGCGGCGAGATCAGCCCCCACCCGACGAAGAACGCGATGACCACCGCCGAGCCCCACAGCACGGCGGGGTCCACGCCCTTGAGGTACCGGTTCACGCGGCCTCCACTTCGATTGTCGGGCAGCGGTGCGGATACCGCGCACGCCCTCGTGCAGCTACCTTGTGGTCCTTTTGCTGGACGTGTCAATACATTGGGTCAAGCGAAACGCAGCAACCAATGAGCAACGACCTGCGCATCTGCAGCACGCGGGCGCCACCGACGGATATCCTCTGGTTTGGGGTTTGCCCAGTCAGGGCAGCCGAACACTCGTGGCGTCGATAGGCGTTCAACGAAGCGAGCGGGGGCAGCGTGCTCGAGCACACGTCTCGTCCGGGTGAGCACCCATGACACGAAGCCCTGTCACGCCGTCGCGCGAGGACCTGGATCGCGCAGTTGCCGGCACCGGCCTCAGGGCGGTGTTTCAGCCCATCGTCTCCCTTGCGGAGGGCCGCGTCGTCGGGTATGAGGCGTTGGCGCGCTGGCCCCACCTCAACGGCGTGCCACGCGAGGACGTCTTCACCTACGCCGTGCGAACCGGGCGGGCAGCCCTGCTCGAACGTCACTGCATCGAGGCAGCCATCGGTGGCGCACGGGCCGCCGGGCTGGCGCCGGGCTCCACGCTCTTCATCAACTGCGAGGCGACCGCGCCGTTCCTCAGTCGATCCGACAGCGACGTCTTGGCCGAGGGCGCCGAACGGTTCCGGCTGGTCTTCGAAGTCACCGAGCGGAGCCTGCTCGCGCACCCGCCCGACCTGCTTCGCAAGGTCGTCGCGCTGCGGGAGGAGGGCTTCGCCATCGCACTCGACGACGTTGGCGCCGACATGAACGCGCTCGCACTGCTCGACGTGCTGGCGCCCGACGTCATCAAACTCGACATGTCGCTGGTCCAGTCGCGGCCGCACTATGAACAGGCCCGAACGTGGGCAGCGGTGCTGGCCCACCACGAGCGCGCCGGTGCACGCGTGCTTGCAGAGGGCATCGAGACGGTCGAACACCTCGATCGCGCTCTCGCTCTCGGCGCAACCCTCGGCCAGGGCTATCGCTTCGGGCATCCCGGTCCGTTGGGTCGCAACGCGACGGCGGAGGTCCCGTCGCCGCCGATCCGGACTCAAGACCCGTGCGTCGACTTCGGGTCGCCGTTCGACGCGGTCGCGAAACAGCAGTCCACGCCGAGGGACTCCGTACCCGTCGCGACACACCGGCACGACAAGGCCACCGTGTTGGCGCTGTCGCGGTACCTCGAGCAGCAGGCGTTGGAGGCGAGCGACCCCCCGATGGTTCTCACCGCGCTTCAGGAGGCTCAGTACTTCGACGGCGAGACCCGAGCGCGGTACGAACGTCTCGCGATGCGTTC from Mycolicibacterium arabiense includes the following:
- a CDS encoding beta-ketoacyl synthase N-terminal-like domain-containing protein, which gives rise to MHAIHGGTNIIGVGAVTGYGWGAGLLWDGLMSSKPAADLVDGYGADGEAAWLAKVPVGGEARDGASRSARAMRFAAREAITDAEERGWTPGRRVGLLHAVVLPEIEEWRQFYLADGGQRKVRDYLALMPSTPVSMLMQEFGFHGPAMNVSAMCASGNAGLITAKMWLDTGLVDDVVFVATDLSLTPENVEHFVKLGVAVVDAEPLDACRPFQQGSRGFAVGEASVAFVLSGKGVVPYAELLGGSMTHDAFHVTSVDPARTLVDECVREALDASGVSPADIRYVNAHGPGTQQCDTAEAGVVDEVLDGRPQMFSVKPLAGHCQGAAAAVEVAASALGYEHGVIPAPPSVAPGHARLLDGPTPISGGLTLKTSLGMGGQNSAVVLAPPGVRAA
- a CDS encoding fused (3R)-hydroxyacyl-ACP dehydratase subunits HadA/HadB; translated protein: MTAAAEPLALEARVGHWYQMADTYVVGREKIREYARAVQDYHPAHWDVSAAAELGYSDLVAPLTFTSTPGMTCNRRMFEQVVVGYDTYMQTEEVFEQHRPIVAGDELRIDVELTSVRRIAGRDLITVTNTFTDTAGERVHTLHTTVVGVTAEDLNPEIKTAVQNAMMHDVDIFGVGEEEYHKTERPDGDVRLSDGVFSRTPGTPSFDDVKVGDELPARHAKLSRGDLVNYSGVAGDANPIHWDESIAKLAGLPDVIAHGMLTMGLGAGFASAWSGDPGAVSRYAIRLSAPAVVSATEGADIEFSGKVKSLDPETRTGVVIVGAKSAGRKIFGLATLDVRFR
- a CDS encoding FadR/GntR family transcriptional regulator yields the protein MVDRPNGGALHGSVVSALGTAIVSGRYPAGNVLTLEGVSADQGVSRSVAREAIRVLESMGMVESRRRVGITVQPTSKWNVFDPMLIRWRLDVGDRVALLVSLSELRLGFEPAAAALAARRADPHQCRIMAAAVSDMVVTGRSGDLDAYLVADRAFHRALLEASGNEMFRALNGVVAELLSGRTHHGMMPERPNIAAIALHDEVARAIRMGEEKQAEQAMRAIIDEATSAVVEDAPSTQ
- a CDS encoding gluconokinase, translating into MATPIVVMGVSGSGKSTVGAALAQRLRVPFADADDFHPPANIAKMTAGHPLDDGDRLPWLDSIGEWLAAHGTGGVMSCSALKRKYRDQLRGHCPAIEFLHLEGTLETIGRRQASRPGHFMPAALLASQFATLEPLEPDERGVRIDVDQSIDTIIETYVTTTDSNSTEEDQ
- a CDS encoding GntP family permease yields the protein MEAIDPAYGTGTLLLIAAGAVALLLFLIIKVKLHAFLALVLVSLLTALAAGIPVADVPSALSYGFSNTLGSVALLVGFGVMIGRLLEITGGAQVLADTLIGRFGEKRAPLALGVAALLFGFPIFFDAGLVVFLPIIMTVARRFGGSILLYAFPAAGAFAAMHALVPPHPGPVAAAELLGANIGLTLIIGAPVAIVSWYVGAFLVSQFIGRRVYVDIPTSLFGEINGGRDTDASDGVARDGGAGDVDTGGAAVAGATRTATRTAPAFLTVLGVLMLPFVLISFNTVLDTLMTAGVIEEGATWAEYLKLLGTTSIALLITVIVATLVLGLRGRSMAGVTEILDNALGPICAIILITGAGGMFGGVLRLSGIGDALSGSLSNLGISLILQAFIISTLLRVAQGSATVALTTTAGLLSAAVAAANLGNVQLVALVMAIAAGATVLSHVNDSGFWLVSRFFGMDVKTTLKTWTVLETTLGLTAFVLALGLWAIG
- a CDS encoding Hsp20/alpha crystallin family protein yields the protein MPGSRPNVFEGVTDYFTELTRMRGLGIHGAPEAERTHASAWVPVTDIFARGDDLVIRVELAGVDPANVGLSFSRGVLTISGTRGRELPEDVEFLVHERYYGEFRRLITLPKAVRAEQVSSLLDRGLLEITVQGALGSAESAAQRIEVVERAQEPTAPAVQSEE
- a CDS encoding ABC transporter substrate-binding protein; the protein is MRRLTSALAGLLLVTVLAACGTNAEKDASQQPQGAALRITLGTPAFPEARILGELWKQALGINGFAVDLRKGVGPAGALDEALRAGEIDGYVAYTGTVLSVVAKQHVSGLDPQETYRRVEEFYDSQDMFTSEMTPFENTDAIAVTKEYAAANKLTEIGDLRSRGAFTLGARPEFENLYLGLDGLRQVYGLTNAEFRPIPLGSQYDALDEGKVDAVNAFTTDPQLGSGAYALLRDPRLLFGSQNVAMVVSKDKLARVDSEQLLRVVNAVNARLTTDAIVKLNAEVTDGREDVEVAREFLRSVDLSTPLRR
- a CDS encoding BCCT family transporter, which encodes MNRYLKGVDPAVLWGSAVVIAFFVGWGLISPQSLGSVMTSTLNWIIGNFSWAFILLATGVLVVCVVLAVSKWGRIRLGPDDSRPEFSTFSWVSMMFAAGLGAGLLFFGVAEPVTHWTAPPHGLATPETEEAALVALRYTYFHWGFNGWAMYAVMGGAMAYFAYRRGMPILVSSTLSPFLGPDAPSRPLGRLVDGLAIVATLFGTATALGLNGLQLNSGLDYLFGVPKSNVVAVVIIVAVTAMFILSATSGVEKGITFLANLGSVATIGVFLFFLIFGGSTVLVISNGIESIGNYIMQVFPMSVQTGVGDEPWMASWTIFYWAWWISWGPFVGMFVARISRGRTIREFIVGVAVAPTGFGFVWFAIVGGTGIELQRTGAADIVGSLATPELVLFTALDALPLAGVVSFICVLLIALFFISGADAAAVVMSTMASKGSIAPSKVVTVIFGILMGGIACAMLLVGGLVALQQAAILGAVPFTFVLVAVTWAWFKALREEDGSEILQVDIVDRPRDAPVTVGEERAP
- a CDS encoding sensor domain-containing phosphodiesterase, encoding MTRSPVTPSREDLDRAVAGTGLRAVFQPIVSLAEGRVVGYEALARWPHLNGVPREDVFTYAVRTGRAALLERHCIEAAIGGARAAGLAPGSTLFINCEATAPFLSRSDSDVLAEGAERFRLVFEVTERSLLAHPPDLLRKVVALREEGFAIALDDVGADMNALALLDVLAPDVIKLDMSLVQSRPHYEQARTWAAVLAHHERAGARVLAEGIETVEHLDRALALGATLGQGYRFGHPGPLGRNATAEVPSPPIRTQDPCVDFGSPFDAVAKQQSTPRDSVPVATHRHDKATVLALSRYLEQQALEASDPPMVLTALQEAQYFDGETRARYERLAMRSPLVAIFGRDVADHLGSGIHGVRFDRDDSLQDQWIVLALGANIATALVSREVPAHNGSGDAGGRVFDVTSINDRTMVTGVARQLLSRMLTPAHPNHRRLLN